Proteins encoded together in one Mycobacterium simiae window:
- a CDS encoding TetR/AcrR family transcriptional regulator, which translates to MSTPRGPAPATALQLVLAAERLFAEHGLAGVSLRQISMEAGSSNNSAIRYHFGSKDGLLRAIFAYRISDLTQRRALLRARADPNDLRAQLEAHVLPLLEFAESPDSSYVSFVEQLQRSGQVDVVLFQSDAMRSQEEFTSGMQRLLSHLPDPVRVMRIQHAQDLAVHIAAERERAIRRDDAIVPFALFVSGVVDGLTGFLEAPVSAETTALITRNNSNS; encoded by the coding sequence GTGAGCACACCGCGAGGACCCGCGCCGGCCACCGCGTTGCAACTGGTGCTGGCCGCCGAGCGGCTTTTCGCCGAGCACGGACTCGCGGGCGTCTCGTTGCGCCAGATCTCTATGGAGGCGGGGTCCTCGAACAACTCGGCCATCCGCTACCACTTCGGATCCAAAGACGGCCTGCTGCGGGCGATCTTCGCCTACCGAATAAGCGACCTGACGCAACGACGCGCGCTACTACGGGCCCGAGCGGATCCCAACGATCTGCGCGCGCAACTGGAGGCGCACGTCCTGCCGCTGCTCGAGTTCGCGGAGTCGCCGGACAGCTCGTATGTGTCGTTTGTCGAGCAGCTGCAGCGCAGTGGGCAGGTCGACGTCGTCCTGTTCCAATCGGATGCGATGCGGTCGCAGGAAGAGTTCACCTCCGGGATGCAGCGCCTGCTATCACACCTGCCGGACCCGGTGCGTGTCATGCGAATTCAGCACGCCCAAGATCTCGCGGTGCACATCGCCGCCGAACGCGAGCGGGCGATCCGCCGCGATGACGCAATCGTCCCCTTCGCCCTGTTCGTCAGCGGCGTGGTCGATGGGCTCACGGGATTTCTCGAGGCGCCCGTATCCGCGG
- a CDS encoding DUF4345 domain-containing protein: protein MTILVLVVTAVFFLGMGIYALAAPAALIRVFGITLSKPESRAEVRAVYGGFGLAIAGALAFAAQQSDTGSPRTGIMIAVGLALAGMAFGRLVSAVIDGRTPFYPNWFYFLVEVVGATALLLTARG from the coding sequence GTGACGATCTTGGTGCTGGTAGTGACCGCCGTGTTTTTCTTGGGCATGGGCATCTATGCATTGGCGGCTCCGGCGGCGTTGATTCGGGTATTCGGCATCACGCTGTCCAAGCCGGAGTCCCGCGCCGAGGTACGTGCCGTCTACGGCGGCTTCGGCCTCGCGATCGCCGGGGCATTGGCATTCGCGGCCCAGCAATCGGACACCGGGTCGCCTCGAACGGGAATCATGATCGCCGTCGGCCTGGCCCTGGCGGGTATGGCATTCGGCCGGCTGGTTTCCGCAGTCATCGACGGCCGGACTCCCTTCTATCCCAACTGGTTTTACTTTCTCGTAGAGGTGGTGGGCGCCACCGCGCTGCTGCTTACCGCACGGGGATGA
- a CDS encoding N-acetylmuramoyl-L-alanine amidase: MTTVERPPRDPNAVSRRHMLRLVGNVGLAATIAACAPPSVADPAAPNPVAAPLLCRDAWGARPARPGGRVHTITRMTLHHEAVVLGDNRNSPSRLRQDQRYHQDQLGWIDIAYHVGVDRNGNIYALRGTEYAGDTATDYNTMGHFLVLCEGDFDREEVSEAQLHGAALAFAWAAQRFVIAPDTLAGHRDLANTSCPGANLYAHLSSGDLKRRITNLLAAGPVNLRSFCGPEAAERVAAIEAGH, translated from the coding sequence ATGACTACGGTCGAACGGCCACCGCGGGATCCGAATGCCGTCAGCCGTCGTCACATGCTGCGACTGGTCGGCAACGTCGGATTGGCCGCCACCATTGCCGCCTGCGCACCGCCGAGCGTGGCGGATCCCGCCGCGCCGAATCCTGTTGCCGCACCGCTACTCTGCCGTGACGCCTGGGGTGCCCGCCCGGCGCGGCCTGGTGGACGAGTCCATACGATCACCCGGATGACGCTGCACCACGAAGCTGTGGTGCTCGGCGACAACCGCAATAGTCCCAGCCGGCTGCGCCAGGACCAGCGCTATCACCAGGATCAGCTGGGCTGGATCGACATCGCCTATCACGTTGGGGTGGACCGCAACGGCAACATCTACGCACTGCGCGGCACCGAGTATGCGGGTGACACCGCGACGGACTACAACACCATGGGCCATTTCCTCGTTTTGTGTGAGGGCGACTTCGATCGCGAGGAGGTGTCGGAGGCCCAGCTGCATGGTGCCGCGTTGGCATTCGCCTGGGCCGCACAACGCTTCGTCATCGCGCCCGACACCCTTGCGGGCCATCGGGACCTCGCCAACACGTCGTGCCCGGGGGCGAACCTCTATGCCCATCTGAGCTCCGGTGACTTGAAGCGGCGCATCACCAACCTGCTGGCCGCCGGACCGGTCAACCTGCGGTCGTTCTGTGGACCCGAAGCGGCCGAGCGAGTCGCAGCAATCGAGGCCGGCCACTAG
- a CDS encoding YmdB family metallophosphoesterase, with the protein MPGITGPADEWGNMARVLFLGDVVGPAALDYVCERMPGLRSQCEVDLAVVNAENAQRSGPRIRTGFGLNAEAAERLLESGVDVITGGNHSWDGDMPDVEKVLAHPRVLRPFNMPDGLPGSGVLQMNVSGMDFTVVNLMSRTAVVEPEPLFGRWLTGRQHLTSPWQAWQSIDRSGAVIVDFHGLSINEKQAFAHAVAGTAAAVLGTHTHEATLPLHLLPGGTALVTDVGMTGATGGVIGIDPEHWVAEIRGEDYGALPPYRLASGPMTMGAVLLTIDGTRCTAIERVH; encoded by the coding sequence GTGCCCGGGATCACCGGGCCCGCTGACGAATGGGGGAACATGGCCCGCGTGCTTTTTCTCGGCGATGTCGTCGGTCCGGCTGCACTCGATTATGTCTGCGAACGCATGCCCGGGCTGCGTTCGCAATGCGAGGTCGACCTTGCCGTGGTCAACGCGGAGAACGCGCAGCGCAGCGGCCCCCGTATCCGAACCGGCTTTGGGCTCAATGCTGAAGCGGCAGAGCGCCTGTTGGAGTCCGGCGTCGACGTCATCACCGGGGGCAATCATTCCTGGGACGGAGATATGCCGGACGTGGAGAAGGTGCTCGCCCACCCGAGGGTGCTGCGCCCGTTCAACATGCCCGACGGTCTGCCCGGCTCCGGGGTGCTCCAAATGAATGTCTCGGGAATGGATTTCACCGTGGTCAACCTGATGAGCAGGACCGCCGTGGTGGAGCCGGAGCCGTTGTTCGGCCGATGGTTGACCGGACGACAACACCTGACGTCCCCGTGGCAGGCGTGGCAGTCGATTGACCGGAGCGGCGCGGTCATCGTGGATTTCCACGGGTTGAGCATCAACGAAAAGCAGGCATTCGCCCACGCTGTTGCCGGCACTGCCGCCGCGGTGTTAGGTACCCACACCCACGAGGCGACGCTGCCGCTGCATCTGCTGCCCGGGGGCACCGCGCTGGTCACCGACGTCGGAATGACCGGCGCGACAGGCGGTGTCATCGGCATCGACCCGGAGCATTGGGTGGCCGAGATCCGCGGTGAGGACTATGGCGCGTTACCCCCGTACCGGTTGGCGTCGGGGCCGATGACGATGGGGGCGGTGCTGTTGACCATCGACGGCACGCGCTGCACCGCCATAGAACGGGTGCACTGA
- a CDS encoding MFS transporter has protein sequence MTRTLDASTTSARTPVDPIEEALDNAPLSLFHLKAAATAGAGFFTDAYDLNVIGTVILLVKPEFGLNSGQVALLTSSALLAVAVGAFVFGRLGDLLGRRTVYGLEAAIMVVGALLSAFAPNFTWLLVARFILGVGIGGDYPASSVITTEYANRFNRGRVVGFAFLFFALGQVAAYLAALLILATGTPHELAWRLILGLGALPALLVLWNRRHMPESPRWTLRVARDRERAESDLSAFSATTPLAAATGKARVKVRLSEVLTNRHFLITLIGTGGSWFFFNIATYGNAVSQPLLIKSISPSTATITNVAINAVLMICFGLSGALVGLAVVDRLRRTTLQISGLALCAGSMLLITVIPGLTHTVIAFAAVFGLSLFGTTFGPNYALILLGAECYPTTVRSTGHGLSSCLGKVGGFIGALLTPLVLSGMGLRITTLLAGVCFLLAGAATLVLRDPSGVPLDDASAGMRWGVRAAPTEGLGAEP, from the coding sequence ATGACACGGACCCTGGATGCCAGCACGACGTCCGCCCGGACACCAGTGGATCCGATCGAGGAAGCCCTCGACAACGCGCCGCTGAGCCTGTTTCACCTCAAGGCCGCCGCGACCGCGGGCGCCGGCTTTTTCACTGATGCCTACGACCTCAACGTCATCGGCACCGTCATCCTGCTGGTCAAGCCGGAATTTGGGCTGAACTCCGGACAGGTGGCGCTGCTGACCAGCTCGGCCCTGCTGGCGGTGGCCGTCGGCGCGTTCGTCTTCGGCCGGCTCGGCGATCTGCTCGGCCGGCGCACCGTGTACGGGCTGGAGGCCGCGATCATGGTGGTCGGTGCATTGCTGTCGGCGTTCGCTCCGAACTTCACCTGGTTGCTGGTCGCCCGGTTCATCCTCGGCGTCGGCATCGGCGGCGACTACCCCGCGTCCAGTGTGATCACGACGGAGTACGCCAATCGCTTCAACCGCGGTCGGGTTGTCGGCTTCGCGTTCCTGTTTTTCGCGTTGGGTCAGGTCGCGGCATACCTTGCGGCGCTGCTGATTCTGGCGACGGGAACGCCGCATGAGCTGGCCTGGCGGCTCATTCTGGGCCTCGGTGCGCTGCCGGCGCTGTTGGTGTTGTGGAATCGCCGACACATGCCCGAGTCGCCGCGCTGGACACTGCGAGTCGCCCGGGACCGCGAACGCGCCGAAAGTGACCTGTCGGCGTTCTCGGCGACCACACCGCTCGCCGCCGCCACCGGCAAGGCACGGGTCAAGGTCCGGCTCTCCGAGGTGCTGACCAACCGGCACTTCCTGATCACGCTGATCGGCACCGGCGGCAGTTGGTTCTTCTTCAACATCGCCACCTACGGCAACGCGGTGAGCCAACCGCTGCTGATCAAAAGCATCTCGCCGTCGACGGCGACCATCACCAATGTGGCGATCAATGCCGTGCTGATGATCTGCTTTGGCCTGAGTGGTGCGCTCGTCGGCTTGGCGGTGGTGGATCGATTGCGCCGCACCACCCTGCAGATCTCGGGATTGGCGTTGTGCGCGGGGTCGATGTTGCTGATCACCGTGATTCCGGGATTGACCCATACCGTCATCGCGTTCGCGGCGGTGTTTGGACTGTCGTTATTCGGCACCACCTTCGGCCCGAACTATGCGCTGATCTTGCTCGGTGCGGAGTGCTATCCCACCACCGTGCGCAGCACCGGGCACGGGTTGTCGTCGTGCCTGGGCAAGGTGGGCGGTTTCATCGGCGCTCTGCTCACGCCCTTGGTGCTGAGCGGAATGGGGCTGCGTATCACCACGCTGCTAGCCGGTGTGTGCTTCCTGCTCGCGGGTGCCGCAACGCTGGTGTTGCGCGACCCATCCGGGGTCCCACTGGACGACGCGAGCGCTGGTATGCGCTGGGGGGTGCGAGCAGCGCCCACGGAAGGTCTGGGTGCAGAGCCCTAA